One genomic segment of Rhodopirellula islandica includes these proteins:
- a CDS encoding adenylate/guanylate cyclase domain-containing protein has product MSPPIAEPPRRWTWAQRHAMFLVGVSPIIANVIGSVFNILYNQTQIQPLLSPAQMDRFHACWQVFNLFVYPVAIACYVVPLWQLRRVHRALLDHQPVDPATLATARRRVIHLPWWFLLVAAIGWLSCIPVFPLAIASAGEPLSGLVVWHLITSFVIASLIAVTQSFFAVELTAQATLFPVFFQDSNPASVPGAVPLSIRARGILWAFSAVVCPVISLVMLLIVPDAANLSPMFGVTVGIVAIAFGLITSWMLGRWVTAPVMQLQRAASNVARGNLDVRVKLLRSDDFGHLIERFNRMVDGLQHREKLQETFGRHVGREAAKQIMNQSDGLNGSEQVISVMFVDVRNFTRQSSQLSPTQVVHALNLFFQEAVEVIESHGGMVNKFLGDGFMAIFGVGGSAVDHGGKAVAAGQQLATSMADKTALMREAGWEEFAIGIGINTGPAVVGCIGSPKRQEYTAIGDTVNIASRVESLTKPLGHSLLITQSTRDTLPESFPAVPLPEQMVKGKTTALAVFAVLDRAEPPNRPATSDPVDDRCESTSQTAISDRDMQNTPGHP; this is encoded by the coding sequence ATGTCGCCACCGATCGCCGAACCGCCTCGCCGCTGGACTTGGGCTCAACGTCACGCGATGTTTCTCGTCGGGGTCTCGCCGATCATCGCGAATGTGATCGGCAGCGTCTTCAACATTCTTTACAACCAAACGCAGATCCAGCCGCTGCTGTCGCCAGCACAGATGGACCGCTTTCATGCCTGCTGGCAGGTTTTCAACCTGTTCGTGTACCCGGTCGCGATCGCCTGCTACGTCGTTCCCCTTTGGCAACTCCGGCGCGTCCACCGAGCCCTGCTGGACCATCAACCCGTCGATCCGGCAACCCTCGCCACCGCTCGCCGACGAGTGATCCATTTGCCGTGGTGGTTTCTGCTGGTCGCCGCGATCGGTTGGCTCTCGTGCATTCCCGTGTTCCCGCTGGCCATCGCATCGGCGGGCGAACCGCTGTCCGGATTGGTCGTTTGGCACCTGATCACGTCCTTTGTAATCGCCTCTCTGATCGCGGTCACGCAGAGTTTTTTCGCCGTCGAACTCACCGCGCAGGCCACGTTGTTTCCGGTGTTCTTTCAAGACAGCAATCCAGCCAGTGTTCCCGGAGCCGTTCCGCTGAGCATTCGGGCGCGCGGAATTCTTTGGGCCTTCTCCGCGGTTGTCTGCCCTGTGATCTCGCTGGTGATGTTGTTGATCGTGCCCGATGCAGCCAACTTGTCGCCGATGTTTGGTGTGACCGTGGGCATCGTGGCGATCGCGTTTGGACTGATCACCAGTTGGATGCTCGGGCGATGGGTCACCGCACCGGTGATGCAGTTGCAACGCGCCGCATCCAACGTCGCGCGAGGCAACCTGGACGTGCGAGTGAAGCTCCTTCGTAGCGACGACTTTGGACACTTGATCGAACGATTCAACCGGATGGTCGACGGATTGCAACACCGTGAAAAGTTGCAGGAGACATTTGGTCGCCACGTCGGCCGCGAAGCCGCGAAACAAATCATGAACCAAAGCGATGGTCTCAACGGCAGTGAGCAAGTCATCTCGGTGATGTTCGTGGACGTGCGCAACTTCACTCGCCAATCATCCCAGCTTTCGCCAACACAAGTTGTCCACGCACTCAACCTGTTCTTCCAAGAAGCGGTCGAAGTCATCGAATCCCACGGCGGCATGGTCAACAAGTTCTTGGGCGATGGCTTCATGGCGATCTTCGGTGTTGGCGGCAGCGCGGTGGATCACGGCGGCAAAGCAGTCGCGGCGGGCCAGCAATTGGCAACGTCGATGGCGGACAAAACGGCCCTGATGCGAGAAGCCGGCTGGGAAGAATTCGCGATTGGAATCGGTATCAACACGGGGCCGGCAGTGGTCGGCTGCATCGGTTCCCCCAAGCGACAGGAATACACCGCGATTGGTGACACCGTGAACATCGCCTCGCGAGTCGAGTCGCTGACCAAACCGCTGGGCCATTCCCTGCTGATCACGCAGTCCACGCGAGACACCTTGCCTGAATCCTTCCCGGCGGTCCCCTTGCCGGAGCAAATGGTCAAAGGCAAAACCACCGCCCTGGCGGTCTTTGCAGTCCTCGATCGCGCCGAACCGCCCAACCGACCCGCCACGTCAGATCCAGTCGACGACAGGTGTGAGTCGACATCACAAACAGCGATCTCCGACCGGGACATGCAGAACACCCCGGGGCATCCCTGA
- a CDS encoding 2-oxoacid:acceptor oxidoreductase subunit alpha encodes MTTSTPTTNKKIESVSGITVRLCGDSGDGMQLLGTQLTNTSALAGNDVATFPDFPAEIRAPRGTRAGVSGFQVQFASEEIFTPGDTLDALVVMNPAAMVTNIADLRKGGILIANEDGFNEKEYKLAKVESNPLDADVIDQSYRVVKVAMTKLTRAAVAEHGLSTKIADRCKNFFAMGLVYWLFGRSLDPTLRFIEAKFGKKPDIAAANVAALRAGWAYGETTEEFGESYQVEAAELAPGTYRNIMGNQALAWGLIAASKISNKEMFYGTYPITPASDILHELTKFKNFGVRTFQAEDEIAAIGATIGAAFGGTMAVTASSGPGIALKGEAMGLGVMLELPMIVINVQRGGPSTGLPTKTEQSDLLQVMFGRNGEAPMPVLAPRSPGDCFAMAVEAWRIATECMVPVMLLSDGYIANGSEPWKIPEMDELPTIVCTHPEKHTGEGPFLPYARNENLARPWAIPGTPELMHRVGGLEKEDGTGNVSYDPANHQHMCDTRAAKVAKIAERIPEQDVYGETSGDVLVVSWGGTYGACHTAVTRCREAGHSVSHAHIRYINPLPRNIGTLLKSFKTVVVPELNSGQLRMLLRAEFLVDCIGINKIQGKPFAVSELVEAIGKHTSTHSQSKAG; translated from the coding sequence ATGACCACTTCTACGCCGACGACCAACAAAAAAATTGAATCCGTTTCGGGGATCACCGTTCGCTTGTGCGGTGACTCGGGCGATGGGATGCAGCTGCTGGGCACTCAGCTGACCAACACTTCGGCGTTGGCTGGCAATGACGTGGCCACCTTCCCCGACTTTCCTGCCGAAATTCGAGCCCCACGAGGGACCCGGGCGGGCGTGTCTGGATTCCAAGTTCAATTTGCCAGCGAAGAAATTTTCACGCCGGGCGACACCTTGGACGCGTTGGTGGTGATGAACCCAGCGGCCATGGTCACGAACATTGCGGACCTTCGCAAAGGCGGGATCCTGATCGCCAACGAAGACGGTTTCAACGAAAAGGAATACAAGCTCGCGAAGGTCGAGAGCAATCCTCTCGATGCGGACGTGATCGATCAGTCTTACCGGGTGGTGAAGGTCGCGATGACCAAGCTGACTCGGGCGGCAGTTGCCGAGCATGGACTGTCGACCAAGATTGCGGACCGTTGCAAGAACTTCTTCGCAATGGGTTTGGTGTATTGGTTGTTCGGCCGTTCGCTCGACCCGACCCTGCGTTTCATTGAAGCCAAGTTCGGCAAGAAGCCTGACATCGCGGCTGCCAATGTGGCGGCACTGCGGGCCGGTTGGGCCTATGGCGAAACGACCGAGGAGTTCGGTGAGAGCTATCAAGTCGAAGCGGCGGAACTCGCGCCGGGCACCTACCGCAACATCATGGGCAACCAAGCCCTTGCGTGGGGGCTGATCGCGGCTTCCAAAATCAGCAACAAGGAAATGTTCTATGGAACGTATCCCATCACTCCTGCTTCGGACATTTTGCACGAGCTGACCAAGTTCAAGAACTTTGGCGTTCGCACGTTCCAAGCCGAAGATGAAATCGCGGCCATTGGGGCAACCATCGGAGCTGCCTTCGGTGGCACCATGGCGGTCACCGCCAGCAGTGGTCCCGGCATCGCGCTCAAGGGCGAAGCGATGGGATTGGGCGTGATGTTGGAATTGCCGATGATCGTGATCAACGTTCAGCGTGGCGGACCCAGCACCGGCTTGCCCACCAAGACCGAGCAGAGCGATTTGCTGCAGGTCATGTTTGGACGGAACGGCGAGGCACCGATGCCAGTCTTGGCACCTCGTTCGCCTGGTGATTGCTTCGCAATGGCCGTCGAAGCTTGGCGAATTGCCACCGAATGCATGGTCCCTGTGATGTTGCTTTCGGATGGTTACATCGCCAACGGCAGTGAGCCCTGGAAAATTCCAGAAATGGATGAGTTGCCAACAATCGTTTGCACTCATCCAGAAAAGCACACCGGCGAGGGGCCGTTCCTGCCATACGCTCGCAATGAGAATCTGGCACGTCCGTGGGCGATCCCTGGCACGCCAGAATTGATGCACCGGGTCGGTGGCTTGGAAAAGGAAGACGGCACGGGCAACGTTTCTTACGATCCTGCCAACCACCAACACATGTGCGACACACGTGCAGCCAAGGTTGCGAAGATTGCCGAGCGAATTCCGGAGCAAGACGTTTACGGCGAAACCTCGGGCGACGTTTTGGTGGTCTCGTGGGGCGGAACGTACGGTGCTTGTCACACGGCGGTGACTCGTTGCCGTGAGGCGGGCCACTCGGTGTCCCACGCTCACATCCGCTACATCAACCCTCTGCCTCGCAACATCGGCACCTTGCTGAAATCGTTCAAGACGGTTGTGGTGCCGGAATTGAACTCCGGGCAGTTGCGAATGCTGCTTCGAGCTGAGTTTCTCGTGGACTGCATTGGGATCAACAAGATCCAAGGCAAGCCGTTTGCTGTTTCCGAATTGGTGGAAGCCATCGGCAAACACACATCGACGCACTCGCAAAGCAAAGCGGGTTAG
- a CDS encoding 2-oxoacid:ferredoxin oxidoreductase subunit beta codes for MNLPVLKAADFASDQDVRWCPGCGDYSILAQMKKILPDLGVPREKTVFVSGIGCSSRFPYYMNTYGMHSIHGRAPTFATGLKSTRPDLMVWVITGDGDALSIGGNHFIHCLRRNLDVNIVLFNNRIYGLTKGQYSPTSSEGQVTKSTPMGAIDHPLSPLSVALAAEATFVARSIDAHVQHLGKTLKAAAEHKGTSLVEVYQNCNVFNDGAMAYAQERKQRADNVIELEHGKPLIFGAERDKGIRLVGSHLEVVNTADVPADDLLIHDALDPNPSIQMMLARMRYPEMPEPIGVLRSVAGVSTYNDQINEQVTQAKAARGEGDLSELFRSGDTWEVTA; via the coding sequence ATGAATCTCCCTGTCCTCAAGGCCGCCGACTTCGCCTCCGATCAAGACGTTCGCTGGTGCCCTGGTTGCGGTGACTATTCGATTCTCGCACAGATGAAAAAGATCCTGCCGGATCTAGGCGTGCCTCGCGAGAAAACGGTGTTCGTCAGCGGCATCGGTTGCAGTAGCCGGTTCCCGTACTACATGAACACCTATGGCATGCACAGCATCCACGGTCGTGCACCGACGTTCGCAACCGGTTTGAAGTCGACTCGCCCTGATCTGATGGTCTGGGTGATCACCGGTGACGGGGACGCGCTTTCGATCGGTGGCAACCACTTCATCCATTGCTTGCGTCGTAACCTCGACGTCAACATCGTGTTGTTCAACAACCGGATCTATGGTTTGACCAAGGGGCAATACAGCCCAACCAGTAGCGAAGGGCAGGTCACGAAGAGCACTCCAATGGGGGCGATCGATCACCCTTTGAGCCCGCTGTCGGTTGCCTTGGCGGCGGAAGCCACCTTTGTTGCTCGCAGCATTGACGCTCATGTTCAGCACCTTGGCAAAACACTCAAGGCGGCTGCCGAGCACAAAGGAACATCACTCGTTGAGGTTTATCAAAACTGCAACGTGTTCAACGACGGCGCGATGGCTTACGCACAAGAACGCAAGCAACGTGCCGACAATGTGATTGAACTGGAACACGGCAAACCGCTGATCTTTGGTGCGGAACGAGACAAGGGCATTCGATTGGTGGGCAGCCACCTCGAGGTCGTCAACACCGCCGACGTGCCAGCGGACGATTTGCTGATTCACGATGCACTCGATCCGAATCCATCGATCCAGATGATGTTGGCGCGAATGCGATACCCTGAAATGCCGGAACCGATTGGCGTTCTGCGAAGCGTTGCGGGAGTGTCGACCTACAACGATCAAATCAACGAGCAAGTCACGCAAGCCAAAGCGGCACGCGGCGAAGGCGATCTGTCTGAGCTGTTCCGTAGCGGCGATACATGGGAGGTTACAGCCTGA
- the cysK gene encoding cysteine synthase A — protein MGGYSLMSRGKTFDNIARAIGDTPMVQINRLVPSGDATVFAKCEFFQPLNSVKDRIGVAMIEAGESDGSINPDTHIIEPTSGNTGIALAFVCAAKGYKLTLTMPESMSVERRALLRAMGANLVLTPAGDGMKGAITTAQELVDQTDNAFMPQQFENPSNPAIHEATTGPEIWDDTDGKIDAIVAGVGTGGTITGVARYLKKQNPDFKAFAVEPKHSPVISGGAPGKHRIQGIGAGFIPGNLDTSIIDDVVQVDDEDAFEWGRQLAKQEGIVAGISSGANMWAAAQIAARPDMKGKRIVTVMCSLGERYLSTPLFGDLGL, from the coding sequence ATGGGAGGTTACAGCCTGATGTCTCGAGGAAAAACTTTTGACAACATTGCCCGCGCGATCGGTGACACTCCGATGGTGCAGATCAATCGCTTGGTGCCTTCGGGTGACGCGACGGTCTTTGCCAAGTGCGAGTTCTTTCAACCGCTCAACAGTGTGAAAGACCGCATCGGTGTCGCGATGATTGAAGCCGGGGAGAGTGATGGAAGCATCAACCCCGACACGCATATCATCGAGCCAACGAGTGGAAACACCGGAATCGCGTTGGCGTTTGTTTGTGCCGCCAAAGGGTACAAGCTGACGCTCACGATGCCCGAATCCATGTCGGTGGAACGCCGTGCGTTGTTGCGAGCGATGGGAGCCAACTTGGTTTTGACACCGGCGGGCGACGGGATGAAGGGAGCCATCACCACGGCTCAGGAGTTGGTCGATCAAACCGACAACGCGTTCATGCCTCAGCAGTTCGAAAACCCGTCCAACCCAGCGATCCACGAAGCCACCACCGGTCCTGAGATTTGGGACGACACGGATGGCAAGATCGATGCGATTGTTGCTGGCGTGGGCACCGGGGGAACGATCACCGGTGTGGCTCGCTACTTGAAGAAACAAAACCCAGACTTCAAGGCGTTCGCGGTGGAACCAAAGCACTCGCCCGTGATCAGTGGCGGGGCGCCAGGCAAACACCGCATTCAAGGAATCGGTGCGGGCTTCATCCCCGGAAACTTGGACACGTCGATCATTGATGACGTCGTTCAGGTGGATGACGAGGATGCATTTGAATGGGGGCGCCAGCTTGCCAAGCAAGAAGGCATCGTTGCGGGGATCAGCAGCGGAGCGAATATGTGGGCAGCTGCTCAGATTGCTGCGCGACCTGATATGAAGGGCAAGCGGATTGTCACGGTGATGTGCAGCTTAGGAGAACGCTATCTCAGCACACCGCTGTTTGGTGACCTAGGCTTGTAG
- a CDS encoding Glu/Leu/Phe/Val family dehydrogenase, with translation MKAFEATRIFFEQAADRLEMDSDLREALLMPQREVQVQVTIRLDDGRLANYVGFRVQHDHSRGPMKGGLRFHPEVDLDETRALASLMTWKTAVVDLPYGGAKGGIGIDPSKMSRAEIERLTRAFVDQIHDIVGPDTDIPAPDMGTDHQVMSWFRNQWEKYHGFHPAVITGKPVEEYGAKGREEATGRGVGTLTVKLTKRLGMDALKTRVAIQGFGNVGSHAAKFLHDAQFPIVAVSDITGTYYNAEGLNIPELLRHKFSHPKGLLEGFERAEHLPLDALLKLDHVEVLIPAALGGVITQKNAQDINAKVIIEAANGPVDPDADAALHDRGVTILPDILANAGGVTVSYFEWVQNRQHYRWPLDRVRQELDRTMNDAFENVWQMAGQQEVSLRTAAYMIGISRVRRATELAGLA, from the coding sequence ATGAAAGCTTTCGAAGCCACGCGGATTTTCTTTGAGCAAGCCGCGGATCGTTTGGAGATGGATTCCGATCTTCGAGAAGCTTTGTTGATGCCCCAGCGAGAGGTGCAGGTCCAAGTGACCATCCGTCTCGATGACGGTCGCCTCGCGAATTATGTCGGTTTCCGAGTTCAGCACGATCACAGTCGCGGCCCGATGAAGGGTGGGTTGCGTTTCCACCCCGAGGTCGATTTGGACGAAACTCGCGCTCTGGCGAGTTTGATGACCTGGAAAACCGCCGTGGTGGATTTGCCCTATGGCGGCGCCAAAGGTGGGATTGGGATCGACCCCAGCAAGATGTCGCGTGCGGAAATCGAACGATTGACCCGTGCATTTGTGGATCAAATTCATGACATTGTCGGGCCTGACACCGACATTCCCGCGCCCGATATGGGCACCGATCATCAAGTCATGTCTTGGTTTCGCAACCAATGGGAAAAGTACCACGGCTTTCATCCCGCGGTGATCACGGGGAAACCCGTGGAAGAGTATGGGGCCAAGGGCCGCGAAGAAGCGACGGGGCGTGGCGTGGGAACGTTGACGGTCAAGCTGACCAAGCGTTTGGGCATGGATGCGTTGAAGACCCGTGTCGCGATTCAAGGTTTTGGCAACGTGGGGTCACACGCCGCGAAGTTCTTGCATGACGCTCAGTTTCCCATTGTGGCGGTTTCCGACATCACTGGGACCTATTACAACGCGGAAGGCTTGAACATTCCCGAGTTGTTGCGACACAAGTTTTCGCATCCCAAGGGATTGCTGGAAGGGTTCGAACGAGCGGAGCATTTGCCGCTGGACGCGTTGCTGAAACTCGATCACGTGGAAGTGCTGATCCCCGCTGCTTTGGGTGGGGTGATCACGCAGAAGAATGCGCAAGACATCAACGCGAAGGTCATCATTGAAGCTGCCAACGGTCCGGTGGATCCAGACGCCGATGCCGCGCTGCACGACCGTGGGGTGACGATTTTGCCGGACATCCTCGCCAATGCAGGCGGTGTGACGGTCAGTTACTTTGAATGGGTGCAGAACCGCCAGCACTATCGATGGCCGCTCGACCGCGTGCGTCAAGAACTGGATCGCACCATGAACGATGCGTTTGAGAATGTTTGGCAGATGGCGGGGCAGCAAGAGGTCTCGCTTCGAACCGCAGCCTACATGATCGGAATTTCCCGCGTGCGACGTGCGACCGAACTCGCTGGTTTGGCCTAG
- a CDS encoding carboxypeptidase-like regulatory domain-containing protein, translating to MNAFSRFLTGTATLAALTMMTGCGPELPPIADVSGVITKDGKPVEGVALEFVPVDGGRPSMAVTDAEGHYSAMFTAQTDGALIGKHTIRYEINGPAAPMPANPDAEFIPTSKKPDMGGKGKLQPTEIEVVDGSNEINFEFVAG from the coding sequence ATGAACGCGTTCTCGCGATTTTTAACCGGAACGGCAACGCTTGCCGCTCTCACAATGATGACCGGATGTGGCCCTGAGCTGCCTCCAATCGCCGATGTCTCCGGTGTCATCACCAAAGACGGCAAGCCGGTCGAAGGAGTTGCCCTCGAGTTTGTTCCCGTCGACGGCGGACGCCCCTCGATGGCAGTGACGGACGCCGAAGGTCACTACAGTGCGATGTTCACCGCACAAACTGACGGAGCATTGATTGGAAAGCACACCATTCGCTACGAGATCAACGGTCCAGCCGCTCCGATGCCAGCCAACCCCGACGCGGAGTTCATCCCAACGTCGAAGAAGCCGGACATGGGCGGCAAAGGCAAGTTGCAACCCACTGAAATCGAAGTGGTGGATGGCAGCAACGAAATCAACTTTGAGTTCGTGGCTGGATGA
- a CDS encoding DUF1559 domain-containing protein, whose product MRRPTSFRSSRSSGFTLVELLVVIAIIGVMVGLLLPAVQSAREAARRMQCSNNMKQLGLAVHNYHSAFNMFPANIGAQASGNPNRGASWLVQILPQMEQSSIYEKLTFVGTDFSTQDGVNRNWEILDDAIVPGFNCPSNPMQNYRDNNANGLTTAFGSPDSYKTQIVDYVGVAGYYYTPGIRQGDSTWQPGGRSDGSRNVWTGYGWMQDAGIIGINNSKYRNPKFASILDGTSQTIAIGEHSAEMPHADKTRTDSRPSSHAGGAWNAGPAFHGWLGWTANITVPRWPINSIYSGNYTQLYGYTLHNGFRSNHVGGAMFTMGDGSVRFVTDSIDFDDVFMAMNGRNDRFVYDQQF is encoded by the coding sequence ATGCGTCGTCCTACCTCTTTTCGTTCTTCCAGAAGTTCTGGCTTCACCCTCGTCGAATTGCTCGTCGTCATTGCCATCATCGGTGTGATGGTTGGCCTGCTGCTTCCCGCCGTCCAATCGGCACGGGAAGCTGCTCGTCGGATGCAGTGCTCCAACAACATGAAGCAACTGGGCTTGGCAGTTCACAACTACCACAGCGCGTTCAACATGTTCCCCGCCAACATCGGTGCCCAAGCATCTGGCAACCCAAACCGCGGTGCTTCGTGGTTGGTTCAGATCCTGCCGCAAATGGAGCAGTCGTCGATCTACGAGAAGCTGACTTTCGTCGGCACCGACTTCAGCACCCAAGACGGCGTGAACCGCAACTGGGAAATCCTGGACGATGCAATCGTCCCTGGATTCAACTGCCCTTCGAACCCAATGCAAAACTACCGCGACAACAACGCCAACGGCCTGACAACCGCCTTCGGTTCACCTGACAGCTACAAGACTCAAATCGTCGATTACGTTGGCGTTGCCGGCTACTACTACACCCCCGGCATTCGCCAAGGCGACAGCACTTGGCAGCCAGGTGGACGTTCGGACGGCTCGCGAAACGTCTGGACTGGCTACGGCTGGATGCAAGATGCCGGCATCATCGGCATCAACAACTCAAAGTATCGTAACCCCAAGTTCGCCAGCATCTTGGACGGAACCAGCCAAACGATCGCCATCGGCGAACACTCCGCTGAAATGCCACACGCTGACAAAACTCGCACCGACAGTCGCCCCAGCAGTCACGCTGGTGGTGCTTGGAACGCTGGCCCTGCCTTCCACGGATGGTTGGGTTGGACTGCCAACATCACGGTTCCACGTTGGCCCATCAACAGCATCTACTCGGGCAACTACACCCAACTCTACGGTTACACCCTGCACAACGGCTTCCGCTCCAACCACGTCGGCGGTGCAATGTTCACGATGGGTGATGGCTCGGTCCGCTTCGTCACCGACAGCATCGACTTCGACGATGTCTTCATGGCGATGAATGGTCGCAACGACCGCTTCGTCTACGACCAACAATTCTAA
- a CDS encoding DUF1559 domain-containing protein — protein MCRRQSSRTLKSSGFTLVELLVVIAIIGVLVGLLLPAVQSAREAARRMQCSNNMKQIGLALHMYHDAYKAFPPTAYAMANSADFNRPASWLVRVLPFLEQTAAYTHVDYSGDFSNRDGINYSWRGLDGLLVPTFNCPSSPLEIFRDDTASAGTIALGSPETITTQVPCYAGVAGMYHYGQNTGGGDIPYTEWNGHNGRVDYNGVMVPVDSKNTRPLRFASITDGTTNTIAVGETGTFKSVIQEDGTRQQHDDRVGNWNGGAWSGGGGDPTLSAADGYRMNVASIRTGINFTPVFPTTRHGTGGGPYFGIGPYWYGRPGMHSPFRSAHIGGAQFVLADGSVHFVSENINYQTLSDLACRLDGNIIQDFQN, from the coding sequence ATGTGTCGCCGCCAATCCTCCCGCACCCTCAAAAGCTCCGGCTTTACCCTTGTCGAACTCCTCGTCGTGATTGCAATCATCGGCGTTTTGGTCGGCCTCCTTCTTCCCGCCGTTCAGTCCGCTCGTGAGGCTGCCCGCCGAATGCAGTGCTCAAACAATATGAAGCAAATTGGATTGGCACTCCACATGTACCACGATGCGTACAAGGCATTCCCACCGACCGCCTACGCGATGGCGAATTCAGCCGATTTCAATCGCCCTGCCTCTTGGCTGGTACGAGTCCTGCCTTTCCTCGAGCAAACCGCGGCTTACACACACGTCGACTACAGCGGTGACTTCTCGAACCGCGACGGCATCAACTACAGCTGGCGTGGGCTCGATGGCTTGTTGGTTCCAACCTTCAACTGTCCCTCCAGTCCGCTCGAAATCTTCCGTGACGACACGGCTTCGGCTGGGACGATTGCCCTGGGTTCCCCTGAAACGATCACCACTCAAGTTCCATGTTATGCGGGCGTCGCCGGCATGTATCACTATGGACAAAACACCGGTGGTGGAGACATTCCCTACACAGAATGGAACGGCCACAACGGCCGAGTGGACTACAACGGCGTGATGGTTCCGGTTGACAGCAAGAACACGCGACCACTTCGCTTCGCCTCGATCACCGATGGAACCACCAACACAATCGCTGTCGGGGAAACCGGCACCTTCAAGTCCGTTATCCAAGAAGACGGCACCAGGCAACAACATGACGACCGCGTTGGCAACTGGAACGGTGGGGCTTGGTCCGGTGGCGGTGGGGACCCAACCCTGTCAGCAGCCGATGGCTACCGAATGAACGTTGCCTCGATTCGTACCGGGATCAACTTCACACCCGTCTTCCCAACCACTCGTCACGGCACGGGCGGGGGCCCTTACTTCGGAATCGGCCCTTACTGGTACGGTCGCCCCGGCATGCACTCGCCATTCCGGTCTGCCCACATTGGCGGAGCACAATTCGTTCTGGCGGATGGATCGGTCCACTTCGTCAGCGAAAACATCAACTATCAAACGCTCTCCGATTTGGCTTGCCGACTCGACGGCAACATCATCCAAGACTTCCAAAACTAA
- a CDS encoding transposase, with protein sequence MQNCQSGRKDGKRPIRGGRQDVRNAIYMAANSARIHDPATKAFYERLRGQGKPFKVAMVACMRKMLSTVNQMVRNGETFDATKYASMAEVQSCR encoded by the coding sequence TTGCAGAATTGCCAGAGTGGCAGGAAGGATGGCAAGCGTCCGATTCGCGGCGGACGACAAGACGTTCGCAACGCGATTTACATGGCGGCTAATTCGGCACGGATTCACGATCCGGCGACCAAGGCGTTTTACGAACGGCTTCGCGGCCAAGGCAAACCCTTCAAGGTGGCGATGGTCGCTTGCATGCGGAAGATGCTTTCGACGGTCAATCAAATGGTTCGCAACGGAGAAACGTTTGACGCGACGAAGTACGCCTCCATGGCCGAAGTGCAATCCTGTCGCTAA